One stretch of Pseudomonas fluorescens Q2-87 DNA includes these proteins:
- a CDS encoding hybrid sensor histidine kinase/response regulator: MNATPNGSETQRLLDRLDWASTPLGAADTWPQSLRTAVDIVFHSPMPMALLWGAELSHLYNDAFARLAGDKHPRAFGQPTHTAWPELRGVTEAIYHRVLQGQTHSSRDQRWRVPFAGRLCDVWLDLTYSPVRDESGAVAGILITAIETSERRRLALEFERRSEASLKAQQESEERLQLALAAADALGTWDWDISEDRFIADTHFALLHGVDPNLSRQLPISAYLEGVHPEDRAMVARSIKHCITHGTEYAEEYRLLQPDSEMRWVYVRGRCYKDRHGRPKRFLGAALDLTERKRTEQALRQSQTELQLIINAMPILISYVDRDQRFRLNNSAYLDWYGLTPQELYGKTIREVLGEEAYAARAAQIAGALAGKPCSFAIQSAHRDGRPRHALTNYLPRRGSDGAVNGFYIFVIDETERKKTEEALRNLNETLEERVIARTQQLAEANHRLQSEMFERERAEEALRHAQKMEAVGQLTGGIAHDFNNMLTGILGSLDLIQRYIANGRADEIGRFTEAAVSSANRAAALTHRLLAFSRRQSLDRKPLDGNELVHSLEDLLRRTTGEHIVLRLQLANELWPVSTDASQLENALLNLVINARDAMPDGGELVIETANVYLDGSDISTLEPVKAGDYVMIAVSDNGSGMTPSVLAKAFDPFFTTKPIGQGTGLGLSMIYGFAQQSGGHLHLDSVPGQGTRVQLYLPRLHVTPAEPATTPGKLEVPAAIAGETVLLVEDEPAVRMLVLDLLNTLGYTALEAQDAKTALPMLESGRRIDLLVTDVGLPGMNGRQLAEIARQHRPGLKVLFMTGYAQKAAEREAFLEQGMDMVAKPFTLDLLANKIRRMINHGS; this comes from the coding sequence GCAGAGCCTGCGAACCGCCGTGGACATCGTGTTTCACTCGCCCATGCCGATGGCCTTGCTGTGGGGCGCCGAGCTGTCCCACCTCTACAACGACGCCTTCGCCCGACTGGCCGGCGACAAGCACCCGCGGGCGTTCGGCCAGCCGACCCATACGGCGTGGCCCGAACTCAGGGGCGTGACCGAGGCGATCTATCACCGCGTGTTGCAGGGCCAGACCCATAGCAGTCGCGATCAACGATGGCGCGTGCCATTCGCCGGTCGCCTCTGCGACGTTTGGCTGGACCTGACCTACAGCCCGGTGCGCGACGAAAGCGGCGCCGTCGCCGGGATTCTGATCACGGCCATCGAGACCAGCGAGCGACGACGCCTGGCCCTGGAATTCGAGCGACGTTCCGAGGCCAGCCTCAAGGCCCAGCAGGAAAGCGAGGAACGGCTGCAACTGGCCTTGGCGGCCGCCGATGCACTGGGCACCTGGGATTGGGACATCAGCGAAGACCGATTCATCGCCGACACGCATTTCGCCCTGTTGCATGGCGTCGACCCGAATCTGTCGCGCCAGTTGCCCATCAGCGCCTACCTCGAAGGCGTCCACCCCGAAGACCGGGCCATGGTTGCCCGCAGCATCAAGCATTGCATTACCCACGGCACCGAATATGCCGAGGAATACCGGCTGTTGCAGCCCGACAGTGAAATGCGCTGGGTTTACGTGCGCGGGCGTTGCTACAAGGATCGGCACGGCCGGCCCAAGCGTTTCCTCGGCGCGGCCCTGGACCTGACCGAACGCAAGCGCACCGAGCAGGCCCTGCGCCAGAGCCAGACCGAACTGCAATTGATCATCAATGCCATGCCAATCCTGATCAGCTACGTGGACCGCGACCAGCGGTTCCGGCTGAACAACAGTGCCTACCTGGACTGGTACGGCCTGACCCCGCAGGAGCTCTACGGCAAGACCATTCGCGAGGTGCTGGGCGAAGAAGCCTACGCGGCCCGCGCCGCGCAGATCGCCGGGGCGCTGGCGGGCAAGCCGTGCAGCTTCGCCATACAGTCGGCCCACCGCGACGGACGTCCGCGCCACGCGCTGACCAACTACCTGCCGCGCCGGGGATCGGACGGGGCGGTGAACGGTTTCTACATCTTTGTCATCGATGAGACCGAGCGCAAGAAAACCGAGGAAGCGTTGCGCAACCTCAACGAAACACTGGAAGAGCGGGTCATCGCCCGTACCCAGCAACTGGCCGAGGCCAACCACCGGCTGCAAAGCGAGATGTTCGAACGCGAACGCGCCGAAGAAGCCCTGCGCCACGCCCAGAAGATGGAAGCCGTGGGCCAGCTCACCGGCGGCATCGCCCACGACTTCAACAACATGCTCACCGGCATTCTGGGCAGCCTCGACCTGATCCAGCGCTATATCGCCAATGGCCGCGCCGACGAGATCGGCCGTTTCACCGAGGCGGCGGTGTCCTCGGCCAACCGCGCCGCAGCCCTGACCCATCGGCTGCTGGCTTTTTCTCGCCGCCAATCCCTGGATCGCAAACCGCTGGACGGCAACGAGCTGGTGCACTCACTCGAAGACCTGCTCAGGCGCACCACCGGGGAACACATTGTGTTGCGCCTGCAATTGGCCAATGAGCTGTGGCCGGTCAGCACCGATGCCAGCCAGTTGGAAAACGCCCTGCTCAACCTGGTCATCAACGCCCGGGACGCCATGCCAGACGGCGGCGAATTGGTGATCGAGACCGCGAACGTCTACCTCGACGGCAGCGATATCAGCACCCTGGAGCCGGTCAAGGCCGGCGACTACGTGATGATTGCCGTCAGCGACAACGGCAGCGGCATGACGCCGTCGGTGCTGGCCAAGGCCTTCGATCCGTTCTTTACCACCAAGCCCATCGGCCAGGGCACCGGCCTGGGGCTGTCGATGATCTACGGGTTCGCCCAGCAGTCCGGCGGTCATTTGCACCTGGACAGCGTGCCGGGACAGGGCACCCGGGTGCAGTTGTATCTGCCACGGTTGCACGTTACGCCCGCTGAGCCAGCGACAACGCCAGGCAAGCTCGAGGTACCGGCGGCAATCGCCGGGGAAACGGTCCTGCTGGTGGAAGACGAGCCCGCGGTGCGCATGCTGGTGCTGGATCTGTTGAACACCCTCGGCTACACCGCCCTGGAAGCCCAGGACGCCAAGACGGCGCTGCCAATGCTCGAATCAGGCCGGCGTATCGACCTGTTGGTGACCGATGTCGGCTTGCCGGGCATGAACGGCCGGCAACTGGCGGAGATCGCTCGCCAGCACCGGCCAGGCCTCAAAGTCCTGTTCATGACCGGTTATGCGCAGAAAGCCGCTGAACGGGAGGCGTTCCTGGAACAGGGCATGGACATGGTCGCCAAGCCTTTCACCCTGGATCTGCTGGCGAACAAGATTCGACGGATGATCAACCATGGCAGCTGA
- a CDS encoding peptidylprolyl isomerase — translation MKAQARHILVKTAEEAEQLKQRIAKGEAFDVLAKKYSTCPSGKRGGDLGEVRPGQMVGVIDAVIFKKPLRVVHGPIKSKFGYHLVQVFYRD, via the coding sequence ATGAAAGCCCAAGCCCGCCATATCCTGGTGAAAACCGCCGAAGAAGCCGAACAGCTCAAGCAACGCATCGCCAAGGGCGAAGCCTTCGATGTGTTGGCCAAGAAATACTCCACCTGCCCCTCCGGCAAACGCGGCGGTGACTTGGGCGAAGTGCGACCGGGGCAGATGGTCGGCGTGATCGATGCGGTGATTTTCAAGAAGCCGCTGCGGGTCGTGCATGGGCCGATCAAGAGCAAGTTTGGCTATCACCTGGTGCAGGTGTTTTATCGGGATTGA
- a CDS encoding sugar kinase: protein MSTPNPKPRIALIGECMIELQQRADGSLQQSFGGDTLNTAVYLSRALGDKGSVDYVTALGDDSFSDAMCQAWAAENIGLERVQRLPGRLPGLYCIQTDAAGERRFLYWRNEAAVRECFTTAAAGPILAALPDYDMLYFSGITLAVLGEQGRARLIETLIEARRRGAQVVFDNNYRPRLWASVEAARAAYRSVLPYVELALLTVEDEQALFGYADVDAVFTAYGQLGTPEVVLKRGAQACLIRCDGKFYEVPAQRVERVVDTTAAGDSFSAAYLASRLLGGSPREAAEAGHWLASRVIQVPGALMPKD, encoded by the coding sequence ATGAGTACACCCAACCCAAAACCCCGCATCGCCCTGATCGGCGAATGCATGATCGAACTGCAACAACGCGCCGACGGCAGCCTGCAACAGAGCTTCGGCGGCGATACCCTGAACACCGCCGTGTACCTGTCCCGCGCCTTGGGTGACAAGGGCTCGGTGGATTACGTCACGGCCCTGGGCGACGACAGTTTCAGTGACGCCATGTGCCAGGCGTGGGCCGCGGAGAATATCGGCCTGGAACGGGTCCAGCGTTTGCCTGGGCGCTTGCCGGGGTTGTACTGCATCCAGACCGATGCGGCGGGCGAGCGGCGGTTCCTGTACTGGCGCAACGAGGCGGCGGTGCGCGAATGCTTTACCACGGCGGCCGCCGGACCGATCCTCGCGGCGCTGCCGGATTACGACATGCTGTATTTCAGCGGCATCACCCTGGCGGTGCTTGGCGAACAGGGGCGCGCCAGGCTCATCGAAACCCTGATCGAAGCGCGTCGGCGCGGGGCGCAGGTGGTGTTTGACAACAACTACCGGCCCAGGCTTTGGGCCAGCGTCGAAGCTGCCCGCGCGGCCTATCGCAGTGTCCTGCCTTATGTGGAACTGGCGCTGCTGACGGTGGAGGATGAGCAGGCGTTGTTCGGGTATGCCGATGTTGACGCGGTATTTACTGCTTATGGGCAGTTAGGCACCCCGGAAGTAGTGCTCAAGCGCGGCGCGCAGGCGTGTCTGATTCGTTGCGATGGCAAGTTCTATGAGGTCCCCGCCCAGCGGGTCGAACGCGTGGTGGACACCACGGCGGCGGGAGACTCTTTCAGCGCTGCGTACCTGGCGAGTCGCTTGCTGGGCGGCAGTCCGCGGGAGGCGGCCGAGGCGGGGCACTGGCTGGCGAGCCGGGTGATCCAGGTGCCGGGGGCGTTGATGCCCAAGGACTGA
- a CDS encoding amino acid deaminase, which yields MSSAILNAAVEKGAAITGAHLLKDVSLPALVLHREALEHNIRWMQAFVTGSGAELAPHGKTSMTPALFRRQLDAGAWGLTLATAVQTRAAYAHGVRRVLMANQLVGAPNMALIADLLVDPAFEFHCMVDHPDNVADLGAFFAARGVKLNVMIEYGVLGGRCGCRTEAEVLALAEAIRSQPALALTGIEGYEGVIHGDHAVSGIRAFAASLVRLAVQLQDSGAFAIDKPIITASGSAWYDLIAESFEVQNAHGRFLSVLRPGSYVAHDHGIYKEAQCCVLERRSDLHEGLRPALEVWAHVQSLPEPGFAVIALGKRDVAYDAGLPVPLKRYKPGSDSVAGDDVSKCQVTAVMDQHAFMTVAPGVELRVGDIISFGTSHPCLTFDKWRVGCLVDERLRVVESMETCF from the coding sequence ATGTCTTCTGCCATTCTTAATGCCGCCGTCGAGAAGGGCGCCGCCATCACCGGCGCCCACCTGCTGAAGGACGTCAGCTTGCCGGCTCTGGTGCTGCACCGCGAGGCGCTGGAGCACAACATTCGCTGGATGCAGGCCTTCGTCACAGGCAGCGGCGCCGAACTGGCGCCCCACGGCAAGACCAGCATGACCCCCGCATTGTTTCGCCGCCAACTCGATGCCGGCGCCTGGGGCCTGACCCTTGCCACTGCCGTGCAGACCCGCGCCGCGTACGCCCACGGGGTACGCCGGGTGTTGATGGCGAACCAACTGGTGGGAGCGCCGAACATGGCGCTGATCGCCGATTTGCTGGTGGATCCGGCGTTCGAATTTCACTGCATGGTCGACCATCCGGACAACGTCGCTGACCTGGGCGCTTTTTTTGCCGCTCGTGGCGTGAAGCTGAACGTGATGATCGAATACGGTGTGCTCGGCGGGCGTTGCGGTTGCCGGACTGAAGCCGAAGTGCTGGCCCTGGCCGAGGCGATCCGCAGCCAGCCGGCGCTGGCGCTGACCGGTATCGAAGGTTACGAAGGGGTGATTCACGGTGATCATGCCGTCAGCGGTATCCGCGCCTTCGCCGCGTCCTTGGTGCGGCTGGCGGTGCAGTTGCAGGACAGCGGCGCGTTCGCCATCGATAAACCGATCATTACCGCCTCGGGCTCGGCCTGGTACGACCTGATCGCCGAGTCCTTCGAAGTCCAGAATGCCCACGGACGTTTCCTCAGCGTGCTGCGCCCGGGCAGCTATGTCGCCCACGACCATGGCATCTACAAAGAAGCCCAGTGCTGCGTGCTGGAGCGCCGTAGCGACCTGCACGAAGGCCTGCGCCCGGCCCTGGAAGTCTGGGCCCACGTGCAATCGCTGCCGGAGCCTGGCTTCGCGGTGATCGCCCTGGGCAAGCGCGACGTGGCCTACGACGCTGGGTTGCCGGTGCCGCTCAAGCGTTACAAGCCTGGCTCGGATTCGGTGGCCGGTGACGACGTGAGCAAGTGCCAGGTGACGGCGGTGATGGACCAGCATGCGTTCATGACCGTGGCGCCGGGGGTTGAGTTGCGCGTGGGCGATATCATTTCGTTCGGTACTTCGCATCCGTGCCTGACGTTCGACAAATGGCGGGTGGGGTGCCTGGTGGATGAGAGGTTGCGGGTGGTGGAGAGCATGGAGACTTGCTTCTAG